One Halobacterium zhouii genomic region harbors:
- a CDS encoding tetrahydrofolate dehydrogenase/cyclohydrolase catalytic domain-containing protein produces MTNVIDGNAAAADVRAGIEDCVETLGAAGVTPRLATVLMNDQQASATYVSMKQQDCEEVGIAAEDVRIDSDAPAEELFDAVADLNARESVHGILVQDPTPEHVPDERVTSAVDPAKDVDAFHPENVGRLVADRPRFRPCTPHGIQRLLANAGVDLDGADVVVVGRSKIVGKPLANMLAGRGDGGNATVTLCHSHTDDLAAHTRRADVVVAAAGVTELIDGSMLSEGCVVVDVGINRVDETNEKGYRLVGDVDFESAKQKASAITPVPGGVGPMTRAMLLYNTVKAASEQTGVDVDLP; encoded by the coding sequence ATGACGAACGTCATCGACGGGAACGCCGCCGCCGCGGACGTCCGGGCCGGCATCGAGGACTGCGTGGAGACGCTCGGTGCGGCCGGCGTCACGCCGCGACTCGCGACCGTCCTGATGAACGACCAGCAGGCGAGCGCGACGTACGTCTCGATGAAACAGCAGGACTGCGAGGAGGTCGGCATCGCCGCCGAGGACGTCCGCATCGACTCCGACGCGCCCGCCGAGGAGTTGTTCGACGCCGTCGCCGACCTGAACGCGCGCGAGAGCGTCCACGGCATCCTCGTGCAGGACCCGACACCCGAACACGTCCCCGACGAACGCGTCACCTCGGCGGTCGACCCCGCCAAGGACGTGGACGCCTTCCACCCCGAGAACGTCGGGCGCCTCGTCGCGGACCGGCCACGGTTCAGGCCATGCACGCCCCACGGCATCCAGCGCCTCCTCGCGAACGCTGGCGTCGACCTCGACGGGGCGGACGTGGTCGTCGTCGGGCGCTCGAAGATCGTCGGCAAACCGCTCGCGAACATGCTCGCCGGGCGTGGCGACGGCGGGAACGCCACGGTGACGCTGTGTCACAGCCACACCGACGACCTCGCCGCGCACACGCGCCGCGCGGACGTCGTGGTCGCGGCGGCGGGCGTCACCGAACTGATCGACGGGTCGATGCTCTCGGAGGGCTGTGTCGTCGTCGACGTCGGCATCAACCGCGTCGATGAAACGAACGAGAAGGGGTACCGACTCGTCGGCGACGTGGACTTCGAGAGCGCGAAGCAGAAGGCCAGCGCCATCACGCCGGTTCCCGGCGGCGTCGGGCCGATGACGCGTGCAATGTTGCTCTACAACACCGTGAAGGCCGCGAGCGAGCAGACCGGCGTCGACGTCGACCTTCCCTGA
- a CDS encoding DUF7117 family protein: protein MDVRGERECKSCGARWSYFETGSVECPECGSLRSVGVGERATQTDAGGELDLTEARNEGADELEAALSLAVDACREYCRSRGFVAGGELLDLDDTYLAAQELRYAGSALGDAMRVSEDEERYALALLNGADAGERPPPEDVPESLRSARGLGYAAAIRAYRADVREFCDGQPPDPERGLLERLRDHAKRVRALDGDVPAADSERLVLAARDIADALRGDETAVERAREHLDQLG, encoded by the coding sequence ATGGACGTGCGCGGCGAGCGCGAGTGCAAATCGTGTGGGGCGCGCTGGTCGTACTTCGAGACGGGCAGCGTGGAGTGTCCGGAGTGTGGCAGTCTCCGCAGCGTCGGCGTCGGCGAGCGCGCCACACAGACCGACGCGGGCGGCGAACTCGACCTGACCGAGGCGCGCAACGAGGGCGCCGACGAACTCGAGGCCGCGCTCTCGCTCGCGGTCGACGCGTGCCGCGAGTACTGCCGCTCCCGGGGGTTCGTGGCGGGCGGGGAGTTGCTCGACCTGGACGACACGTACCTCGCCGCACAGGAACTGCGCTACGCCGGTAGCGCACTGGGAGATGCGATGCGCGTGAGCGAGGACGAGGAGCGCTACGCGCTCGCGCTGTTGAACGGCGCAGACGCGGGCGAGCGCCCCCCACCTGAGGACGTGCCGGAGTCGTTGCGCTCGGCCCGGGGTCTCGGCTACGCGGCGGCGATCCGCGCGTACCGGGCGGACGTCCGGGAGTTCTGTGACGGCCAGCCGCCGGACCCCGAGCGCGGTCTGCTCGAACGCCTCCGCGACCACGCCAAACGCGTCCGCGCGCTCGACGGCGACGTGCCGGCAGCGGACAGCGAGCGACTCGTGCTCGCAGCGCGTGACATCGCGGACGCGCTCCGCGGCGACGAGACGGCCGTCGAACGCGCCCGCGAACACCTCGACCAACTCGGCTGA
- a CDS encoding YcaO-like family protein, with protein MTVALVGGGPAADAVRDALADVDAAVQETDVAGVADADLAVVSGVAGADGFRAANEQALAGGTPLVTVEVGGLGGHPLADVDVGVAALAPDGPCFECLASRVAATDPERADAPSADRAAVRLGGAHAGRLATSTLAGNERAGVVLELGADDRSFVPVQRSLAPVPGCECGDDRDWGLRRGDESRPLDAALGAAEPLVDDRIGVLTAVGERESFPAPYYLAVVSDTMGFSDASAAAQSAGVALDWDAAYMKAVGEGLERYSAGVYRDSEFQREPTDHPDAVPPAAFVRPDTESPGGDSPVRELDWVPGEHLTTGDDALLPADRVVFPPPEDHTGPAITTGLGLGNSGVDALLSGLYETVEREATMLAWYSTFDPLGLAVDTPEFRELERHARAENLDVTALLCTQDVDVPVVAVAVHRDDWPRFALGSAADLDAADAATGALCEALQNWMELRALGPEDAADENGAIGRYADFPREVRGFADPDTTIAASDAGPQKPVEADAELDAVLDAIGDADLDAYAARLTTRDVERAGFEAVRVLVPHAQPLFVDQPFFGDRARTIPREMGFQPRLDRPFHPFP; from the coding sequence GTGACCGTCGCCCTCGTCGGTGGCGGCCCCGCCGCGGACGCCGTCCGCGACGCGCTCGCGGACGTTGACGCGGCAGTCCAGGAGACCGACGTAGCGGGCGTCGCGGACGCCGACCTCGCCGTGGTGTCGGGCGTTGCCGGCGCCGACGGCTTCCGCGCCGCAAACGAGCAGGCGCTCGCCGGCGGGACGCCGCTGGTCACCGTCGAGGTCGGCGGCCTCGGCGGCCACCCGCTCGCGGACGTCGACGTCGGTGTCGCCGCACTCGCGCCCGACGGTCCGTGCTTCGAGTGTCTCGCATCCCGCGTCGCGGCGACCGACCCCGAGCGCGCGGACGCCCCGAGCGCCGACCGCGCCGCTGTCAGACTCGGCGGCGCACACGCCGGTCGACTCGCCACCAGTACGCTCGCCGGCAACGAGCGCGCCGGCGTCGTCCTCGAACTCGGCGCTGACGACCGCTCGTTCGTCCCGGTCCAGCGTTCGCTCGCGCCGGTTCCCGGCTGTGAATGCGGCGACGACCGCGACTGGGGACTCCGGCGCGGTGACGAATCGCGCCCGCTAGACGCCGCGCTTGGCGCCGCCGAACCGCTCGTCGACGACCGCATCGGTGTGCTCACAGCGGTGGGGGAACGCGAGTCGTTCCCAGCACCGTACTACCTCGCAGTGGTCAGCGACACCATGGGGTTCAGCGACGCCAGCGCCGCCGCCCAGTCCGCGGGCGTCGCCCTCGACTGGGACGCCGCGTACATGAAGGCCGTTGGCGAGGGTCTCGAGCGCTACAGCGCGGGCGTCTACCGGGACTCCGAGTTCCAGCGGGAACCGACCGACCACCCGGATGCCGTCCCGCCAGCGGCGTTCGTACGCCCGGACACTGAATCGCCGGGGGGCGACTCGCCGGTTCGCGAACTCGACTGGGTGCCCGGCGAACACCTCACCACGGGGGACGACGCGTTGCTCCCCGCCGACCGCGTCGTCTTCCCGCCGCCCGAGGACCACACCGGCCCAGCCATCACGACTGGTCTCGGCCTCGGGAACTCGGGCGTCGACGCCCTCCTCTCCGGCCTCTACGAGACCGTCGAACGCGAAGCAACGATGCTCGCGTGGTACTCCACGTTCGACCCGCTCGGCCTCGCCGTCGACACCCCGGAGTTCCGCGAACTCGAACGCCACGCGCGCGCCGAGAACCTCGACGTCACCGCGCTGCTCTGCACGCAGGACGTCGACGTGCCCGTGGTCGCCGTCGCCGTCCACCGCGACGACTGGCCGCGCTTCGCGCTCGGCTCGGCCGCCGACCTCGACGCCGCCGACGCCGCTACCGGCGCGCTCTGCGAGGCCCTCCAGAACTGGATGGAACTCCGCGCGCTCGGCCCCGAGGACGCCGCCGACGAGAACGGCGCCATCGGCCGCTACGCCGACTTCCCCCGCGAAGTTCGGGGCTTCGCCGACCCCGACACCACCATCGCCGCCAGCGACGCCGGCCCCCAGAAACCCGTGGAGGCCGACGCCGAACTCGACGCGGTCCTCGACGCCATCGGAGATGCCGACCTCGACGCCTACGCCGCCCGACTCACGACGCGCGACGTCGAACGCGCCGGCTTCGAAGCCGTCCGCGTCCTCGTCCCCCACGCCCAGCCACTGTTCGTCGACCAGCCGTTCTTCGGCGACCGCGCCAGAACCATCCCCCGAGAGATGGGTTTCCAGCCGCGACTCGACCGGCCGTTCCATCCGTTCCCCTAG
- a CDS encoding DUF7528 family protein, translated as MVVTAAGDEFVLSPDAADELRGSLADALTARETFVNTAGVHRDDGQYVVERRGANSAGNSKVFDSFDSLRRLFGRLPEEFAAEDLSRTGLTAGRRHMVLWHLVEHPQFPCELTSRQPLTGRKVAPEAATVEQTEESPAESATEGSEA; from the coding sequence GTGGTTGTCACCGCCGCTGGCGACGAGTTCGTGCTCTCGCCGGACGCCGCCGACGAGTTGCGCGGATCGCTCGCGGACGCACTCACTGCCCGGGAGACGTTCGTGAACACCGCCGGCGTCCACCGCGACGACGGCCAGTACGTCGTGGAGCGCCGGGGCGCGAACTCGGCGGGCAACAGCAAGGTGTTCGACTCCTTCGACTCGCTGCGGCGGTTGTTCGGACGTCTGCCCGAGGAGTTCGCGGCCGAAGACCTCTCGCGGACGGGACTCACGGCGGGCCGCCGCCACATGGTGCTGTGGCACCTCGTCGAGCACCCGCAGTTCCCCTGCGAACTTACGAGCAGGCAACCGCTCACCGGACGCAAGGTGGCGCCGGAAGCCGCGACGGTAGAGCAAACGGAAGAATCGCCCGCAGAGTCGGCAACGGAGGGGTCCGAGGCGTAG
- a CDS encoding aldehyde dehydrogenase family protein, with product MGQKALRYRGRLYLDGEWVDGPDRTTVTDLAAGGAFAEVAAAGEDQAERALAAAESVKRPLRETTIPERVRWVEQIAAGIAERREELAEVIVREAGKPISSARGEVESAAERFRRAAEEIRAMKGEYRTGTTEGHEGWRAIVEHEPVGAVLCITPYNYPLATTALQVAPALAAGNAVVLKPASKTPISAAILAEIIADTDVPDGAFNFVPGPSSAIGDYLAGDDRVNAIAMTGSSSAGEHVARESGMVELHMELGGNAPAVVFEDADLESAASAAAKGSVKYAGQRCSAVSRVVAQSGVHDELVERIDRELDDWTVGDLFDEDTDLGPLISESQAEWVDELVTDAVDRGADLVRGGDYEETAAGVFTYEPTLLADVPHDARILHEEQFGPVAAVTSVEDEAEALALVDESDLALDASVFTNNHDRALRVAGSIDAGAVRINGAPSHGLGDIPFGGNRASGIGREGLHETIKSFVRKKSIVL from the coding sequence ATGGGACAGAAAGCGCTCAGATATCGAGGTCGGCTGTACCTGGACGGGGAGTGGGTCGACGGCCCCGACCGGACGACAGTGACGGACCTCGCGGCGGGGGGCGCGTTCGCCGAGGTCGCGGCGGCGGGCGAAGACCAGGCCGAGCGCGCGCTGGCCGCCGCAGAGAGCGTGAAGCGGCCGCTCCGGGAGACGACGATTCCCGAGCGCGTTCGGTGGGTCGAACAGATCGCCGCGGGCATAGCGGAGCGCCGAGAGGAACTCGCGGAGGTGATCGTCCGCGAGGCCGGTAAACCGATCTCCTCGGCGCGCGGCGAGGTCGAGAGCGCTGCCGAGCGATTCCGGCGCGCCGCAGAGGAAATCCGGGCGATGAAAGGCGAGTACCGGACCGGAACCACCGAGGGCCACGAAGGGTGGCGCGCCATCGTCGAACACGAACCCGTCGGCGCGGTGCTCTGTATCACGCCGTACAACTATCCGCTCGCGACGACCGCACTCCAGGTTGCGCCCGCGCTCGCTGCGGGGAACGCGGTCGTCCTCAAACCCGCCTCGAAGACCCCCATCTCCGCGGCGATTCTCGCGGAGATTATCGCCGACACCGACGTGCCCGACGGCGCGTTCAACTTCGTGCCGGGGCCGTCGTCGGCCATCGGGGACTACCTCGCGGGCGACGACCGCGTCAACGCCATCGCGATGACCGGGTCGTCGAGCGCGGGCGAGCACGTCGCTCGTGAGTCCGGGATGGTCGAACTCCACATGGAACTCGGCGGGAACGCGCCTGCCGTCGTCTTCGAGGACGCCGACCTCGAGTCGGCCGCGAGCGCCGCGGCTAAAGGCTCCGTGAAGTACGCTGGACAGCGGTGCTCGGCGGTCTCCCGGGTCGTCGCCCAGTCGGGCGTCCACGACGAACTCGTCGAGCGCATCGACCGCGAACTCGACGACTGGACCGTCGGCGACCTCTTCGACGAGGATACCGACCTCGGGCCCCTCATCTCGGAGTCACAAGCCGAGTGGGTCGACGAACTCGTCACCGACGCCGTCGATCGGGGCGCCGACCTCGTGCGCGGCGGCGACTACGAGGAGACCGCAGCGGGCGTGTTCACCTACGAACCGACGCTGCTCGCGGACGTCCCCCACGACGCCCGCATCCTCCACGAGGAGCAGTTCGGCCCGGTCGCCGCGGTCACGTCCGTCGAGGACGAGGCCGAGGCGCTGGCGCTCGTCGACGAGTCGGACCTCGCGCTCGACGCCTCGGTGTTCACGAACAATCACGACCGCGCGCTCCGCGTCGCGGGGTCCATCGACGCGGGTGCCGTCCGCATCAACGGCGCGCCCTCCCACGGTCTCGGCGACATCCCGTTCGGCGGGAATCGCGCCTCGGGCATCGGCCGCGAGGGCCTCCACGAGACCATCAAGTCGTTCGTCCGGAAGAAGTCCATCGTCCTCTGA
- a CDS encoding CHAT domain-containing protein has protein sequence MPSRPTVPCVIEWDVTDTGVRAIDAAGNGVFVRVPDWQSVDTDGGVDAPTDACTTGVTAGLSLASSRVHVSATDTGAAFTVGAGQRTSLDDGSHTVTVSGDIDTVLRFDGPATVQRRDGTTTIDFDGPRPVVLGFRSAVETPVDTVTVPRTLDGVATAVSVASAAHRTTNPDRTLWSNRRHPPRFEFGDAVDVPDRVATAVPDTGVELVVPESLRALFLTAPVAFFLGADVRVEPNADPRLRAPDAGVEHVFDDLVEDAPATLARVFWLECLARNGGPNGTPELAEHGLLEDVGIDHGTAHELPLAERLALYLDAPFGRIADEFPEWHLSMHVAPEFDAVPALPFVLDSLAFVYPPETEPLEGEELMERSLDDFFRAPGAPIATVEMVKPKLREGRAHGWLADGTPIDVFKTLPEAYDNHLRYLDAPTGDELSVAVVLNDRKMAGEQNEVAAVYEERSEDLPMSVTLHENLTCEELADLFAEHHEFVHYIGHCEVAGLRCADGNLSVADLPESNVETFFLNACGSYHEGLELVKRGSVAGAVTLRRVLDEQAATVGTAFARLLVHGFPIDAALRLARRRIMMGKDYAVVGDGMQTLSHTDDSNANVAYVSSLDSGAYRVRCEQLAPEDHGAVYRPEHANAGGPRLSGNDVEFTARPEELTDLLDGAELPVILDGEFHWSDEARAVVGSSPAETDSRTDGQ, from the coding sequence ATGCCCAGTCGGCCAACGGTGCCCTGCGTGATCGAGTGGGACGTGACGGACACCGGAGTTCGGGCCATCGACGCCGCTGGGAACGGCGTGTTCGTCCGCGTACCGGACTGGCAGTCCGTAGACACCGACGGCGGCGTCGACGCACCAACAGACGCCTGCACGACCGGTGTCACCGCTGGACTCTCCCTCGCTAGTAGCCGCGTCCACGTTTCGGCCACCGACACCGGGGCCGCGTTCACCGTCGGTGCGGGCCAGCGCACGTCCCTCGACGACGGTTCCCACACTGTCACCGTCTCCGGCGACATCGACACAGTATTGCGGTTCGACGGTCCGGCGACCGTCCAGCGCCGGGACGGGACGACGACCATCGACTTCGACGGGCCTCGTCCCGTCGTCCTCGGATTCCGGAGCGCCGTCGAAACCCCGGTCGACACCGTCACCGTTCCGCGAACGCTCGACGGCGTCGCCACCGCCGTTTCGGTGGCGTCGGCCGCCCACCGGACGACGAACCCGGACCGGACGCTGTGGTCCAACCGCCGCCATCCGCCTCGCTTCGAGTTCGGGGACGCCGTCGACGTCCCCGACCGCGTGGCCACCGCCGTCCCCGACACAGGCGTCGAACTCGTCGTTCCGGAATCATTGCGCGCGCTCTTCCTCACCGCGCCCGTCGCGTTCTTCCTCGGCGCGGACGTACGCGTCGAACCCAACGCCGACCCGCGATTACGCGCACCCGACGCCGGCGTCGAGCACGTGTTCGACGACCTCGTCGAGGACGCTCCCGCAACCCTCGCGCGGGTGTTCTGGCTGGAGTGTCTCGCGCGGAACGGCGGCCCAAACGGCACCCCGGAACTGGCCGAACACGGCCTGCTCGAGGACGTCGGCATCGACCACGGGACAGCCCACGAACTACCGCTCGCTGAACGACTCGCGCTGTACCTCGACGCGCCGTTCGGACGCATCGCCGACGAGTTCCCCGAGTGGCACCTCTCGATGCACGTCGCGCCCGAGTTCGACGCTGTCCCCGCGCTCCCGTTCGTGCTCGACTCTCTGGCGTTCGTCTATCCGCCGGAGACGGAACCCCTCGAGGGCGAGGAGTTGATGGAGCGCTCGCTCGACGACTTCTTCCGGGCCCCCGGCGCCCCCATCGCCACCGTCGAGATGGTGAAACCGAAGCTCCGCGAGGGGCGCGCACACGGCTGGCTCGCGGACGGAACGCCCATCGACGTGTTCAAGACGCTCCCCGAGGCCTACGACAACCACCTCCGGTATCTCGACGCGCCCACGGGCGACGAACTGTCGGTCGCGGTCGTGTTGAACGACCGCAAGATGGCTGGCGAACAGAACGAGGTTGCGGCCGTCTACGAGGAGCGAAGCGAGGACCTCCCGATGTCCGTGACACTCCACGAGAACCTCACCTGCGAGGAACTCGCGGACCTGTTCGCGGAACACCACGAGTTCGTCCACTACATCGGCCACTGTGAGGTGGCCGGACTGCGGTGTGCGGACGGCAACCTCTCGGTCGCCGACCTTCCGGAGTCGAACGTCGAGACGTTCTTCCTGAACGCGTGTGGCTCCTACCACGAGGGCCTGGAGCTCGTGAAACGCGGCAGCGTCGCGGGAGCGGTGACGCTCCGACGCGTGCTCGACGAGCAGGCCGCCACCGTCGGCACCGCGTTCGCGCGCCTGCTCGTCCACGGCTTCCCCATCGACGCGGCGCTCCGCCTCGCGCGCCGCCGCATCATGATGGGGAAGGATTACGCCGTCGTCGGCGACGGCATGCAGACGCTCTCGCACACCGACGACTCGAACGCGAACGTCGCGTACGTCTCGTCCCTGGACTCGGGGGCGTACCGCGTCAGGTGCGAGCAACTCGCGCCCGAGGACCACGGCGCAGTCTACCGACCCGAACACGCGAACGCAGGCGGCCCGCGACTCTCCGGGAACGACGTCGAGTTCACTGCACGCCCGGAGGAACTCACGGACCTCCTCGACGGCGCCGAACTCCCGGTCATCCTCGACGGGGAGTTCCACTGGAGCGACGAAGCCCGGGCCGTCGTCGGTTCGTCGCCCGCCGAGACCGACAGCCGAACCGACGGCCAGTAG
- the tbsP gene encoding transcriptional regulator TbsP yields MSSNLLGTSVDAVLTAVLDDEPDVLFVVNPPGEAIEQIVESAKAFEGDLPTIRLLGEERLLKDVMGDFIVASNTADLVEDGTLELRVLEDSTRSAVLATEDRTVALLEAGGLVGGLTTDDAEFTETAYEATTEDWDSAEEFNLRTPGITRVRQTLEDEIDPEVEDDFDSVLASMETARGDGDGLDEVTISLLVAAKNRVLLYDVSKWGEDVGIASKATFSRTKTKLEDMGLIDTEKVPIDVGRPRLRLKLSDNRLEDAPPDELASVAQSVLS; encoded by the coding sequence ATGTCATCGAATCTACTGGGGACGAGTGTGGACGCGGTACTCACCGCGGTGCTCGACGACGAACCCGACGTGCTGTTCGTCGTCAACCCCCCGGGCGAGGCGATCGAGCAGATCGTCGAGAGCGCGAAAGCCTTCGAGGGCGACCTGCCGACGATCCGACTGCTCGGCGAGGAACGCCTCCTGAAGGACGTCATGGGCGACTTCATCGTCGCCAGCAACACCGCCGACCTCGTCGAGGACGGCACGCTCGAACTCCGAGTGCTCGAGGACTCGACGCGGAGCGCCGTTCTCGCGACCGAGGACCGAACCGTCGCGCTCCTCGAGGCCGGCGGCCTCGTCGGCGGCCTGACCACGGACGACGCGGAGTTCACGGAGACGGCCTACGAGGCGACGACCGAGGACTGGGACAGTGCCGAGGAGTTCAACCTTCGCACGCCCGGCATCACGCGCGTCCGCCAGACCCTCGAGGACGAGATCGACCCCGAGGTCGAGGACGACTTCGACAGCGTACTCGCCTCCATGGAGACCGCTCGCGGCGACGGCGACGGCCTCGACGAGGTCACCATCAGCCTGCTCGTCGCGGCGAAGAACCGCGTGCTCCTCTACGACGTCTCGAAGTGGGGCGAGGACGTCGGCATCGCGTCGAAGGCGACGTTCTCCCGAACGAAGACGAAACTCGAGGACATGGGTCTCATCGACACCGAGAAGGTCCCCATCGACGTCGGCCGCCCGCGCCTGCGCCTCAAACTCTCCGATAACCGCCTCGAGGACGCGCCCCCGGACGAACTCGCCAGCGTCGCGCAGTCCGTCCTCTCGTAG
- the glyA gene encoding serine hydroxymethyltransferase, giving the protein MGYDQVREVDEAVADALVGERERQNDTLAMIASENHASEAVMQAQSSELTNKYAEGYPGKRYYGGCEYADEVENLAIERATELFGADHVNVQPHSGSSANMGVYFATLEPGDKILSLNLEHGGHLSHGHSANFAGKLYDVEQYEVDPETGRIDYDALRETAESFDPDMVVSGYSAYPREVEWERIQAAADAADALHTADIAHITGLVAAGEHPSPVGIADFVTGSTHKTIRAGRGGIIMCDEEYASDVDSAVFPGAQGGPLMHNIAGKAVGFKEALQPEFDEYAEQVVRNAKVLGETLQDRGFSLVSGGTDTHLVLVDLRDSHPDVSGGDAEDALESVGIVLNANTVPDETRSAFNPSGIRAGTPALTTRGFDEDAMRTVGECIADVIDHLGDDDVYADAAETVQRLCEEYPLYE; this is encoded by the coding sequence ATGGGCTACGACCAGGTTCGCGAGGTCGACGAGGCGGTTGCGGACGCGCTCGTGGGCGAGCGGGAGCGCCAGAACGACACGCTGGCGATGATCGCGAGCGAGAACCACGCGAGCGAGGCTGTGATGCAGGCACAGAGCAGTGAGTTGACGAACAAGTACGCCGAGGGCTACCCCGGCAAGCGTTACTACGGCGGGTGTGAGTACGCAGACGAGGTGGAGAATCTGGCCATCGAGCGAGCGACGGAGCTGTTCGGCGCGGACCACGTGAACGTCCAGCCACACTCCGGGTCGTCGGCGAACATGGGCGTCTACTTCGCCACGCTCGAACCCGGCGACAAGATCCTCTCGCTGAACCTCGAACACGGCGGCCACCTGAGTCACGGTCACAGCGCGAACTTCGCGGGGAAGTTGTACGACGTCGAGCAGTACGAAGTGGACCCGGAGACGGGCCGCATCGACTACGACGCGCTCCGCGAGACGGCCGAGTCCTTCGACCCGGACATGGTGGTTTCGGGCTACTCGGCGTACCCCCGGGAGGTCGAGTGGGAGCGCATCCAGGCGGCGGCGGACGCCGCGGACGCGCTCCACACGGCCGACATCGCACACATCACGGGCCTCGTCGCGGCGGGCGAACATCCCTCGCCCGTGGGAATCGCGGACTTCGTCACGGGGTCGACGCACAAGACGATTCGTGCGGGCCGCGGCGGCATCATCATGTGTGACGAGGAGTACGCGAGCGACGTCGACTCGGCGGTGTTCCCGGGCGCGCAAGGCGGCCCCCTCATGCACAACATCGCGGGGAAGGCGGTCGGCTTCAAGGAGGCGCTCCAGCCCGAGTTCGACGAGTACGCCGAACAGGTCGTGCGGAACGCGAAGGTGCTCGGCGAGACGCTCCAGGACCGCGGGTTCTCGCTGGTCTCCGGTGGCACGGACACCCATCTCGTGCTCGTGGACCTGCGGGACTCCCACCCGGACGTGTCGGGCGGCGACGCGGAGGACGCCCTGGAGTCCGTCGGCATCGTGCTGAACGCGAACACGGTGCCCGACGAGACGCGGTCGGCGTTCAACCCGTCGGGCATCCGTGCGGGGACGCCGGCGCTCACCACCCGCGGGTTCGACGAGGACGCGATGCGGACGGTTGGGGAGTGCATCGCGGACGTGATCGACCACCTCGGCGACGACGACGTGTACGCCGACGCCGCGGAGACGGTCCAGCGACTCTGCGAAGAGTACCCGCTGTACGAGTAA
- a CDS encoding alpha/beta hydrolase family protein: MGSTETADAARTFARQVATQSVEDATAALTDDGREAVVDSFPEEFQDGPMDAEDALEQYYWGLYGQYGEFDDVGDVAVENSEDDGEHGESGDGDAEVAVELVFEDGTETATVRVSEGDDITGFTFDPSYEEPAYADPEAFAERDVTVDADDVELDGVLTVPDGDGPFPGVLLVHGAGIHDPDGTAGQSKILRDFAHGLASDGIASLRYEKRLREHEVDDTEFTLDRIVTDDAVAALDELASADEVDPESVFVAGHSQGGMAAPRIADRRGGIAGVVNLDGRADSTLDPDDLGFMRYEFELDGDLDDEQEAQLEDDRETARRIDQGDFDDGDTLWGRPGTWHRSVRDYDPSGTASGLECPVFVANTRRADEELQPELDAWLRSNSEQWRTADLPAGSRVERYDGLDHYFQPGYAPATPLSLYFGGNVAEYVVDDVAEWIHDVAEE; encoded by the coding sequence ATGGGCTCTACGGAAACCGCCGACGCCGCTCGAACGTTCGCCCGCCAGGTCGCAACGCAGTCCGTAGAGGACGCCACGGCCGCCCTCACGGACGACGGCCGCGAAGCCGTCGTCGATTCGTTCCCCGAGGAGTTCCAGGACGGGCCGATGGACGCCGAGGACGCTCTCGAACAGTACTACTGGGGGTTGTACGGCCAGTACGGCGAGTTCGATGACGTCGGCGACGTGGCCGTCGAGAACAGCGAGGACGACGGCGAACACGGCGAGAGCGGCGATGGGGACGCCGAGGTTGCCGTCGAACTCGTCTTCGAGGACGGCACCGAGACGGCGACGGTCAGGGTGAGCGAGGGGGACGACATCACCGGATTCACGTTCGACCCGTCGTACGAGGAACCCGCGTACGCCGACCCCGAGGCGTTCGCGGAGCGAGACGTGACCGTGGACGCCGATGACGTGGAACTCGACGGCGTCCTCACGGTCCCCGATGGCGACGGCCCGTTTCCGGGCGTCCTGCTCGTCCACGGCGCGGGCATCCACGACCCCGACGGCACCGCTGGCCAGTCGAAGATTCTGCGCGACTTCGCGCACGGCCTCGCCAGCGACGGCATCGCGAGCCTGCGATACGAGAAGCGCCTCCGCGAGCACGAGGTCGACGACACCGAATTCACGCTCGACCGCATCGTGACGGACGACGCCGTAGCCGCGCTGGACGAACTCGCAAGCGCCGACGAGGTCGACCCGGAAAGCGTGTTCGTCGCGGGGCACAGCCAGGGTGGGATGGCCGCGCCCCGAATCGCCGACCGTCGCGGCGGCATCGCCGGCGTCGTGAACCTCGACGGCCGCGCCGACTCGACGCTCGACCCGGACGACCTGGGGTTCATGCGGTACGAGTTCGAACTGGACGGCGACCTCGACGACGAACAGGAGGCGCAACTCGAAGACGACCGCGAGACGGCCCGGCGCATCGACCAGGGCGACTTCGATGACGGCGACACCCTCTGGGGCAGACCGGGGACGTGGCACCGAAGCGTCCGCGACTACGACCCGTCTGGCACTGCGAGCGGTCTCGAGTGCCCCGTGTTCGTCGCGAACACCCGTCGCGCCGACGAGGAACTTCAGCCAGAACTCGACGCGTGGCTCCGGAGCAACTCCGAGCAGTGGCGGACCGCGGACCTCCCGGCGGGCAGTCGCGTCGAACGCTACGACGGCCTCGACCACTACTTCCAGCCCGGGTACGCACCGGCGACGCCGCTCAGCCTCTACTTCGGCGGGAACGTCGCAGAGTACGTCGTCGACGACGTCGCGGAGTGGATTCACGACGTTGCCGAAGAGTAG